Proteins encoded together in one Amblyomma americanum isolate KBUSLIRL-KWMA chromosome 1, ASM5285725v1, whole genome shotgun sequence window:
- the LOC144112997 gene encoding uncharacterized protein LOC144112997 isoform X4: MRLELQGLQTWRTSWAELSRSVVMQTRHSASPGQDSSHLSHCMESAPPGMGNHQGKPAGKNLHECTHCNRGFKQKADLVKHLSAYRHGNQCYEDRVYA; the protein is encoded by the exons GCTTGAGCTCCAGGGACTGCAAACATGGCGAACTTCCTGGGCAGAACTCAGCAG GTCTGTGGTCATGCAAACCAGACACAGTGCATCTCCTGGCCAAGATTCTTCCCATCTCAGCCATTGCATGGAATCTGCTCCTCCTGGCATGGGTAACCACCAGGGCAAACCGGCAGGAAAGAACCTGCATGAATGTACCCACTGCAACAGGGGATTTAAACAAAAGGCCGATCTAGTGAAGCATCTCAGTGCATACCG GCATGGGAACCAGTGTTACGAAGACAGAGTGTATGCCTGA
- the LOC144112997 gene encoding uncharacterized protein LOC144112997 isoform X2, with product MRLELQGLQTWRTSWAELSRSVVMQTRHSASPGQDSSHLSHCMESAPPGMGNHQGKPAGKNLHECTHCNRGFKQKADLVKHLSAYRPLLKSQCIHGSRGRNLQYRTGELSMTPLLRAHSLEDCMCSDLSALCIQSEWNQNGFHVIV from the exons GCTTGAGCTCCAGGGACTGCAAACATGGCGAACTTCCTGGGCAGAACTCAGCAG GTCTGTGGTCATGCAAACCAGACACAGTGCATCTCCTGGCCAAGATTCTTCCCATCTCAGCCATTGCATGGAATCTGCTCCTCCTGGCATGGGTAACCACCAGGGCAAACCGGCAGGAAAGAACCTGCATGAATGTACCCACTGCAACAGGGGATTTAAACAAAAGGCCGATCTAGTGAAGCATCTCAGTGCATACCG GCCACTATTGAAAAGCCAATGCATACATGGTTCCAGAGGAAGAAACCTTCAATACCGCACCGGCGAGCTTTCTATGACTCCATTGCTTCGTGCTCATAGTCTTGAAGATTGCATGTGCAGTGATCTCAGTGCATTGTGTATACAGTCAGAGTGGAATCAAAATGGTTTTCATGTAATTGTCTGA